In one window of Armatimonadota bacterium DNA:
- a CDS encoding MFS transporter: MRHAPNRRSVFAYREVRRRRRHSEVRHDLTILFLAWGLCGASWWAAVQGAPYTAYAVRLGANPLMLGLLSAAAVLGVVAQPLSSYWVERTGRRKLIFLVAGFIQRPLWVLVGALPFLIPSAHERWRLMALLGLALLSSTLGSAMTPAWISWIAYVIPQRVRARFLGTRFRLGTVTGIIVALVVGWVLDRSSSYLAFFAIFGFAALMGIGDVLFISFVPRRYEIRASEPPSLISIIFSPWRDASFRRYLFYAASSAASYGIIGQFATLYLLENLALGKFFTNLYMLVIPLVIAALLGPAFGRQIAYFGNRPVLMLTTMLAILVPVMWGLAGPTSYVLLTAASVVAGVVTAALTVAELNMLFTMTPADKRSAHVAAVAVVSGLVGAVAPVLGGAIAQWLTGWERVVWGVRLVNLHGVFLAATLLRVIHLAVFVPRLPEPKARSTAALVTDLLREPGGIAAATVQRLRRR, encoded by the coding sequence ATGCGCCACGCGCCCAACCGTAGGTCAGTGTTCGCGTACAGAGAAGTCCGCAGGCGGCGGCGGCATTCGGAAGTCCGACATGACCTGACCATTCTGTTCCTCGCGTGGGGGCTATGCGGCGCGAGTTGGTGGGCGGCGGTGCAGGGGGCGCCGTACACGGCATACGCGGTGCGCCTCGGCGCGAATCCGTTGATGCTGGGGCTCCTGTCGGCCGCGGCTGTGCTGGGGGTCGTGGCACAGCCGCTGTCATCCTACTGGGTGGAGCGCACCGGCAGGCGCAAGCTCATCTTCCTCGTGGCTGGCTTCATCCAGCGGCCGCTGTGGGTGCTCGTCGGCGCGCTGCCTTTCTTGATTCCCTCGGCGCACGAACGCTGGCGGCTGATGGCTCTGCTCGGGCTGGCGCTGTTGTCCTCGACACTAGGCTCGGCGATGACGCCCGCGTGGATTTCGTGGATCGCGTATGTCATCCCGCAGCGGGTGCGGGCGCGGTTTCTCGGGACGCGCTTCCGGCTCGGCACGGTGACCGGCATCATTGTCGCGCTAGTCGTCGGGTGGGTGTTGGACCGGAGCAGTTCCTACCTCGCGTTCTTCGCGATCTTCGGCTTCGCTGCACTGATGGGGATCGGCGACGTTCTGTTCATTTCATTCGTGCCCAGACGCTATGAAATCCGTGCCTCGGAGCCGCCGTCGCTGATCAGCATCATATTCTCGCCGTGGCGCGACGCGAGCTTTCGCCGCTATCTGTTCTACGCGGCATCGTCGGCGGCGAGCTACGGGATCATCGGCCAGTTTGCGACGTTGTATCTGCTCGAGAACCTTGCGCTGGGCAAGTTCTTCACGAATCTCTACATGCTGGTGATTCCGCTGGTGATCGCGGCGCTGCTGGGGCCGGCGTTCGGGCGGCAGATCGCGTATTTCGGGAACCGGCCGGTGCTGATGCTGACGACGATGCTGGCGATTCTGGTGCCGGTGATGTGGGGGTTGGCCGGACCGACGAGCTACGTGCTGTTGACTGCCGCGTCGGTGGTCGCCGGGGTCGTGACGGCGGCGCTGACGGTGGCGGAACTGAACATGCTGTTCACCATGACTCCGGCGGACAAGCGCAGCGCGCACGTTGCGGCGGTCGCGGTGGTGTCCGGGCTGGTGGGGGCGGTGGCGCCGGTACTGGGAGGCGCGATCGCGCAATGGCTGACGGGCTGGGAGAGGGTCGTCTGGGGCGTCCGGCTCGTCAACCTGCACGGCGTATTCCTGGCGGCGACGCTACTGCGTGTGATTCACCTCGCGGTATTCGTGCCGCGGCTGCCGGAGCCCAAGGCGCGTTCGACGGCGGCACTGGTCACCGACCTGCTCAGGGAGCCCGGCGGAATCGCTGCGGCAACCGTGCAGCGATTGCGGCGGCGTTAG
- the rpoD gene encoding RNA polymerase sigma factor RpoD: protein MAEVDLRDTEEVQRLLERGRKRGGVLTYEEISDTLTDEVDPNQIDLILRTVADEGIQVVDRLPEIPSPEGPRTRGRRAARGEEPSEGIPPDDSVRMYLREIGRVPLLSSKEEVELAKKLECATLLGRIQRIWDYSTQYVGKEPNLRQIYDGIAQVTDKAMRQRVELLEDALKRASAREPVDEPTPEQALAALKAMLQQRLRDVKTRQGVLLREYARAEEGGGRLTRQEVQRGLNESRKRHLMYERILRELTLKKVRDALFARKVWDEFRLGARTEDDIGKEELDRRRYDAETILVKSERYLRKVLRVVGWRRRLRRQLGREPRLAELVEASGVPEKDVAPMSMWAAAMMAEGEAAKRRLVEANRRLVVSIAKKYSGRGMSFLDLIQEGNIGLIRAVEKFDYRKRFKFSTYATWWIRQAITRAIADQGRTIRIPVHMVETINKLIKVSRQLLQELGREPTLEEIAEQMEGPPATPEEKERAVARVSDIIRIAPEPLSLETPIGEEENSHLGDFIPDSDGVSPDDAASILVLREQIDDVLADLTPRERDVIKLRFGLDDGYARTLEEVGQHFKVTRERIRQIEAKALKKLKQPGRSRKLRDYLE from the coding sequence ATGGCTGAAGTGGACCTACGAGACACAGAAGAGGTCCAGAGACTGCTGGAACGAGGCCGGAAGCGCGGCGGCGTCCTTACCTATGAGGAGATCAGCGACACGCTGACCGACGAAGTGGACCCGAATCAGATAGATCTCATCCTGCGGACGGTGGCGGACGAAGGGATTCAGGTCGTCGACCGGTTGCCAGAAATCCCTTCGCCCGAGGGGCCGCGCACCCGCGGTCGCCGCGCTGCCCGCGGGGAGGAGCCGTCCGAAGGCATTCCCCCGGACGATTCCGTGCGCATGTACTTGCGCGAGATCGGTCGCGTCCCGCTGCTGTCGTCCAAAGAAGAGGTCGAGCTGGCGAAGAAACTGGAATGCGCAACGCTTCTCGGGCGCATCCAGCGGATCTGGGACTACAGTACGCAGTACGTGGGCAAAGAGCCGAATCTGCGCCAGATATACGACGGCATCGCCCAGGTCACCGACAAGGCAATGCGCCAGCGCGTGGAGTTGCTCGAGGATGCGCTCAAGCGGGCGAGCGCCCGCGAGCCGGTGGACGAGCCAACGCCGGAGCAGGCGCTGGCGGCGCTCAAGGCGATGCTCCAGCAGCGGCTGCGCGACGTGAAGACACGACAGGGCGTGCTCCTGCGCGAGTACGCGCGTGCGGAGGAAGGAGGCGGCCGCCTCACCCGGCAGGAGGTTCAACGCGGCCTCAACGAGAGCCGCAAGCGTCACCTCATGTACGAGCGGATCCTGCGCGAACTGACGCTCAAGAAGGTGCGCGACGCCTTATTTGCGCGCAAGGTGTGGGACGAGTTTCGCCTCGGCGCGCGCACCGAGGACGACATCGGCAAGGAAGAGCTGGACCGCCGCCGCTACGACGCTGAAACCATACTTGTCAAGTCGGAACGCTATCTGCGGAAAGTCCTGCGCGTCGTCGGCTGGCGGCGTCGGCTGCGCCGCCAGTTGGGGCGCGAGCCGCGCCTCGCGGAACTCGTCGAGGCAAGCGGTGTGCCCGAGAAGGACGTCGCGCCGATGTCCATGTGGGCCGCCGCGATGATGGCCGAGGGCGAGGCCGCGAAGCGGCGCCTCGTCGAGGCCAACCGCCGCCTCGTCGTCAGCATCGCCAAGAAATACAGCGGCCGCGGCATGTCTTTTCTCGACCTCATCCAGGAGGGCAACATCGGCCTCATCCGCGCCGTCGAGAAGTTCGACTACCGCAAGCGCTTCAAGTTTAGCACCTACGCCACCTGGTGGATACGTCAGGCCATCACTCGCGCCATCGCCGACCAGGGGCGCACCATCCGCATACCCGTCCATATGGTGGAGACCATCAATAAGCTCATCAAGGTCTCCCGCCAACTGCTCCAGGAACTCGGCCGCGAACCGACCCTGGAGGAAATCGCGGAGCAGATGGAGGGCCCTCCGGCGACCCCCGAGGAAAAGGAAAGGGCCGTCGCCCGGGTCAGCGATATCATCCGCATCGCTCCCGAGCCGCTGTCGCTGGAAACGCCTATCGGCGAGGAGGAGAACAGCCACCTCGGCGACTTCATCCCCGATTCCGATGGCGTTTCGCCCGACGACGCGGCGAGCATCCTCGTGCTGCGCGAGCAGATAGATGACGTCCTCGCCGATCTCACCCCGCGCGAGCGCGACGTCATCAAGTTGCGCTTTGGGCTCGATGACGGCTACGCCCGGACCCTGGAAGAGGTCGGCCAGCACTTCAAGGTCACCCGCGAGCGCATCCGCCAGATCGAGGCCAAGGCGCTCAAGAAGCTCAAGCAGCCCGGCCGCAGCAGAAAGCTCAGGGACTACCTGGAGTAA
- a CDS encoding Gfo/Idh/MocA family oxidoreductase: protein MPAKVRVGFIGSGGMARAHSEPLSKRKDVVIAAFCDVDPKRTKAIADQYGAPMFKSAKEMLDAVELDAAYVCLPPFAHGAEFDLIDSGIPFFVEKPINLDLGQAKEIAAAVKAKKLITCAGYMNRYRRGVQTVKKLLAKDPAVFVNGGWIGGTPRPNPAIGIWTWWVQKQKSGGQFLEQVTHTVDLARFLCGDAVEVHAFAATGFNKGTPDTYDIEDASAVNIKFADGAVANLWASCSSNASGGVSLNVYANNLAAQFTGWEHSVRLMQVGKDTIEIKGEGDIFAVEDDAFIKAVRSGKPAGIMSPYDDAVKTLAISVAANKSIKTGKPVPVG from the coding sequence ATGCCAGCCAAAGTCCGGGTCGGTTTCATCGGCAGTGGAGGCATGGCGCGCGCCCACTCCGAGCCCCTGAGCAAGCGCAAAGACGTTGTCATCGCCGCCTTCTGCGACGTGGATCCCAAGCGCACCAAGGCGATCGCGGATCAGTATGGCGCGCCCATGTTCAAATCGGCCAAGGAGATGCTCGACGCGGTCGAGCTGGACGCCGCTTACGTCTGCCTGCCCCCGTTCGCCCACGGGGCGGAGTTCGACCTCATCGACAGCGGCATCCCGTTCTTCGTCGAGAAACCCATCAACCTCGACCTCGGCCAGGCCAAGGAGATCGCCGCGGCGGTGAAGGCGAAGAAGCTCATCACCTGCGCCGGCTACATGAACCGCTACCGCCGCGGCGTGCAGACCGTCAAGAAGCTGCTCGCCAAGGATCCCGCCGTCTTCGTCAACGGCGGCTGGATCGGCGGCACGCCGCGCCCCAATCCCGCCATCGGCATCTGGACCTGGTGGGTGCAGAAGCAGAAGAGCGGCGGCCAGTTCCTCGAGCAGGTCACACATACGGTGGACCTCGCCCGGTTCCTGTGCGGCGACGCGGTCGAGGTGCATGCCTTCGCGGCGACCGGGTTCAACAAGGGCACGCCGGATACCTACGACATCGAGGACGCCAGCGCCGTCAACATCAAGTTCGCCGACGGCGCCGTCGCCAACCTGTGGGCGTCGTGCTCGAGCAACGCGAGCGGCGGCGTCTCGCTCAACGTGTACGCGAATAACCTGGCCGCGCAGTTCACCGGCTGGGAGCATTCGGTGCGCCTGATGCAGGTCGGCAAGGACACCATCGAGATCAAGGGCGAGGGCGACATCTTCGCCGTCGAGGACGATGCTTTCATCAAAGCGGTGCGGTCGGGCAAGCCGGCGGGCATCATGTCGCCGTACGACGACGCGGTGAAGACGCTCGCCATCAGCGTCGCCGCCAACAAGTCCATAAAGACGGGCAAGCCCGTCCCGGTGGGCTGA
- a CDS encoding DNA primase, translating into MADSRPVYSVDEIRERTNIVEIIAPHATLKRAGKRLTGLCPFHQDTAPSFTVDPDKGLWHCFGCGAGGNVFHFLMRAENLTFAEAARKLAERLGVQLKGSREDDRTRSLKDSLARVNAEAASFFRRQLEDNERARQYLHDRGVSDELIAHFRIGWAPAEWDALYKHLRRQGYRDADIEKSGLCVQRPRGDGCYDRFRARVMFPIFDADERVIGFGGRILEGDEAKYINSSETALFRKGRTLYAFPLARKAMGERGRAIVVEGYFDAIACHAAGFTETVATLGTALTQDHLNVLRRHTEKVYAAYDSDSAGMKAMLRSQELFEAAGLEVRIVRLPEQDDPDSFLAARGPEALGAELDKAVTAVDYRLAVIADGHPDTEDGRLGLMKEAVEALAELKDAVAQAHYIRRLAERCCLPNLERVGLMEQALHRELRKRTPRGGRPIERPAAPSSAAERVERQVLAMILHSEAIAHRLLDELSPHDFCDDRYRRVFETVREKARTGAAADIADMLAREQGEELCALVSGLALAEDEALPSDSEISEAVERMREWRCARRCRELLEKASAQELSAEEWAELTDLKRQQSRATGRRSIGEPAAQ; encoded by the coding sequence ATGGCCGACTCCCGACCAGTCTATAGTGTGGACGAAATACGGGAGCGGACGAACATAGTCGAAATCATCGCGCCGCACGCCACCCTCAAGCGGGCGGGCAAGCGACTGACGGGGCTCTGTCCGTTTCACCAGGACACGGCGCCGTCTTTCACGGTTGACCCCGATAAGGGGCTGTGGCACTGCTTCGGTTGCGGGGCGGGGGGCAATGTCTTCCACTTCCTCATGCGCGCGGAGAACCTGACGTTCGCTGAGGCGGCGCGCAAGCTTGCCGAGCGGCTTGGGGTGCAGCTCAAGGGCAGCCGCGAGGATGACCGCACCCGCAGCCTCAAGGATTCGCTCGCCCGGGTCAACGCGGAGGCCGCGAGCTTCTTCCGCCGGCAGCTCGAGGATAACGAACGCGCTCGGCAATACTTGCATGACCGCGGGGTCAGCGACGAGCTGATCGCCCACTTCCGGATCGGCTGGGCGCCTGCGGAGTGGGATGCATTGTACAAGCATCTGCGCCGGCAGGGCTACCGCGACGCGGATATCGAGAAAAGCGGCTTGTGCGTGCAGCGCCCGCGCGGTGACGGGTGCTATGACCGCTTCCGCGCGAGGGTGATGTTCCCCATCTTCGACGCGGACGAGCGGGTCATCGGTTTCGGCGGCCGCATCCTCGAGGGCGATGAGGCCAAGTATATCAACTCGTCCGAGACGGCGTTGTTCCGTAAGGGACGCACGTTGTACGCGTTCCCCCTGGCGCGCAAAGCGATGGGCGAGCGCGGGCGGGCCATCGTCGTCGAGGGCTATTTCGACGCCATCGCGTGCCACGCGGCCGGCTTCACGGAAACCGTGGCGACTCTCGGCACCGCGCTGACGCAGGACCATCTCAACGTCCTGCGCCGGCACACGGAGAAAGTGTATGCCGCGTACGACAGCGACTCCGCGGGCATGAAGGCGATGCTGCGCAGCCAGGAATTGTTCGAAGCCGCAGGGCTTGAAGTCCGGATCGTCCGCTTGCCGGAGCAGGACGACCCGGATTCGTTCCTCGCCGCGCGCGGGCCGGAGGCGCTCGGGGCTGAGTTGGACAAGGCGGTCACCGCCGTGGACTATCGGCTGGCCGTAATCGCCGACGGCCATCCGGACACCGAGGACGGCCGCCTGGGTCTGATGAAGGAGGCGGTCGAGGCACTCGCGGAACTCAAGGACGCCGTGGCGCAGGCCCACTATATCAGACGCCTGGCCGAGCGCTGCTGCCTGCCCAATCTCGAACGTGTGGGGCTGATGGAGCAGGCGCTCCATCGCGAGTTGCGAAAGAGAACGCCAAGAGGCGGCCGCCCGATTGAGCGCCCGGCGGCGCCGTCGAGCGCTGCCGAGCGGGTGGAACGACAGGTGCTCGCGATGATCCTTCACAGCGAGGCCATCGCGCATCGGCTGCTTGACGAATTGTCGCCTCACGACTTCTGCGACGACCGATACCGGCGGGTATTCGAGACCGTGAGGGAGAAGGCGAGAACCGGCGCGGCCGCGGACATCGCGGACATGCTCGCGCGGGAGCAGGGAGAGGAGCTGTGTGCGCTGGTCTCAGGGTTGGCTCTGGCGGAAGACGAAGCCCTGCCCTCGGACTCGGAGATCAGTGAAGCCGTCGAGCGCATGCGGGAGTGGCGGTGCGCCCGGCGCTGCAGGGAGTTGCTGGAAAAGGCGAGCGCGCAAGAGCTGAGCGCGGAAGAGTGGGCCGAACTCACCGACCTCAAGCGGCAGCAGTCGCGCGCTACCGGACGGCGCAGCATCGGCGAACCCGCCGCGCAGTAG
- the larA gene encoding nickel-dependent lactate racemase — MQDNTVELAYGDGTVPFSINELGRCETISGRPVPALANPRDAIRDAVRSPIGSPPLRESVAPGNTVAILTPDISRVAHSDLYLPIIVEELTAAGVREHDITIIFARGTHRPNTSEEQQRLTGELRGRIRAVDHDCTAPDSVRIGITSRGTPVEINHIAATADRVVATGAIVYHYFAGFGGGRKTVLPGVASFDTVQANHRWSLHPAAGSGLNPLASAGALRGNPVHEDMEEAAAMLGPAFLLNVVVNDRRELAGVFAGHWQDAHAAGVRFVEGAYRVNLRERADLVITSPGGYPKDINFYQAYKAVAHASWAVRPGGAILLVAECRDGMGGHGDFAEWLRLGSSAAMEAQLRQRHEVVGQVALMARITTEQLRIVLLSRLPDDHARLLNVTPERDPQQALAMALDTGGARRSPRLTYIMPQGYVTFPVVAGWEAGS, encoded by the coding sequence ATGCAGGACAACACCGTCGAATTGGCATATGGCGACGGCACCGTCCCGTTCAGCATCAACGAATTGGGGCGCTGCGAGACTATCAGCGGCCGGCCCGTGCCGGCGCTCGCGAATCCTCGCGATGCGATACGTGACGCTGTCCGCAGCCCGATTGGTTCGCCGCCGCTCCGCGAGTCCGTCGCGCCGGGCAACACCGTCGCGATCCTCACCCCGGACATCAGCCGCGTCGCTCACAGCGACCTCTACTTGCCCATCATCGTCGAGGAACTCACTGCCGCCGGCGTGCGCGAGCACGACATCACCATCATCTTCGCCCGCGGCACCCACCGGCCCAATACGTCCGAGGAGCAGCAGCGCCTGACCGGCGAACTGCGGGGGCGCATCCGCGCGGTGGATCACGACTGCACGGCGCCCGACAGCGTCCGCATCGGCATCACCTCGCGCGGAACGCCGGTGGAGATCAACCATATCGCCGCCACCGCCGACCGCGTCGTCGCGACCGGCGCCATCGTCTATCACTACTTCGCCGGGTTCGGCGGCGGGCGCAAGACCGTTCTCCCGGGTGTCGCCTCCTTCGACACCGTGCAGGCGAACCACCGCTGGAGCCTCCATCCCGCTGCCGGCAGTGGGCTCAACCCGCTTGCCTCCGCGGGGGCGCTGCGCGGCAATCCGGTGCACGAAGACATGGAGGAGGCAGCCGCGATGCTCGGGCCGGCCTTCCTCCTCAACGTCGTGGTCAACGACCGCCGCGAACTCGCGGGCGTCTTCGCCGGCCATTGGCAGGACGCTCACGCCGCGGGCGTCCGCTTCGTCGAAGGCGCGTATCGCGTCAACCTCCGCGAGAGGGCCGATCTCGTCATCACCAGCCCCGGTGGATACCCCAAGGACATCAACTTCTATCAGGCATACAAGGCGGTTGCTCACGCGTCGTGGGCAGTGAGGCCGGGCGGGGCGATACTTCTCGTGGCGGAATGCAGGGACGGCATGGGCGGCCACGGGGATTTCGCGGAATGGCTGCGCCTGGGCTCGAGCGCCGCAATGGAGGCACAGCTGCGACAACGCCACGAGGTCGTGGGCCAGGTGGCGCTGATGGCGCGCATCACGACCGAGCAACTGCGCATCGTCCTGCTGTCGCGCCTGCCGGACGACCACGCTCGCCTGCTCAACGTGACGCCGGAGCGCGATCCACAGCAAGCGCTTGCCATGGCTCTCGACACCGGGGGCGCGCGGCGCAGCCCCCGCCTGACGTACATCATGCCGCAGGGATACGTCACGTTCCCCGTGGTGGCGGGCTGGGAAGCCGGATCCTGA
- a CDS encoding DUF4091 domain-containing protein, translating to METHTVVVAALIALLVLACAAASAGADDIVPNPSFERGAGAAPTGWTLEGGGAWATDVAHTGKRCIAVTGDGTTSSYWRTDLKLKANAPYVVSFWLRGDRSAPDGCAISGPDFANRDYGVPSEWTRRESVFVAPAGGDHYLRFGHWKVSGTVYFDDIAIHEVTPVHRRQGTLVLGAGERIGRGAYLASPISATAGGNYHRTLAAFSAAWNTNRWRMGDGAFVMYRHDIGDIVQRAAKVTVDLSYYQSGSCRVEASNDGEKFVPVGEIGEESRSLPLPPELFPARAVWVRLSARQAQGREGDSDPGSFQLTGYTYRAELATALPDMAGETSFLKIAKQSPDLSVTVDSLGSLRPAPRNEARIVLETQRPRQVKVRLAIGSARVEKNVALKPGRTPVKVAYSLTAAGESPLVLAVSEGARKVLYEARSSVTVPMLFAADYGALLSAAPLPLWWCGATYKVSTDRPLPQARGKVVRLAAARNEYESFQLILRPEHGLQDVTVQASPLVGPMGAEIAPPEIRLVGYVNVVHPTDQLGTPGLWPDPLLHYKGAFDVPAHQNQPIWLTAYVPPDAAPGTYRGTVTVSAGDDSVAVPVHLKVWNFTLPKESTISSGFGFSPGLVAQYDNISADALAQVVDQYYRAFQSHRISPYSPMRAPVVSFGRDWDGGEIVSGEAFDGQRCMHVVDSDENRAVDARTSRVISVDPLAQCRFTLAFRAAQPQQQVQATLGQFDAEGQWLYGRNIDLVFDAAQDWRTAEVDLSGRINPDTRSVQIVLRPCLWTEDGRNTGEAWFDAVRLIAADSTDNLVPNGGFEDEQEIEVTFDWADFDRDAEYYLGELGFNSFNMRVAGLGGGTFHSAAAAEIAGTRAGTPEYDRVMAQYLGGIQQHLEQKGWLDKAYVYWFDEPSEEQYEYVRGGLETLRRFAPKLNRFLTEHPVEPLYGSVNTWCVPVGAYDPETCQERQRAGDEVWWYLCCGPHAPWVGLFIDHPAVDFRTWLWMSHKYGVTGILIWQTNYWTSSAAFPPPEMQNPYEDPMSYVSGYGTSPGTRLFWGNGDGRLWYPSNRHPGEDDSPYADGPVPSIRVELLREGIEDYEYFQILKKLADRPGAPAEAKALLEIPEDIIRDLTHYSFDPEPMMRHRAKVAAMIERLAD from the coding sequence ATGGAGACTCACACCGTCGTAGTGGCTGCACTCATCGCGTTGCTCGTCCTTGCGTGTGCCGCTGCTTCGGCCGGCGCGGACGACATCGTGCCGAATCCATCCTTCGAGCGCGGAGCAGGCGCCGCGCCCACCGGTTGGACTCTGGAAGGCGGCGGGGCTTGGGCAACTGATGTCGCCCACACCGGCAAGCGCTGCATCGCCGTGACCGGAGACGGCACCACGAGCAGCTACTGGCGCACCGACCTCAAGCTCAAGGCCAACGCACCCTACGTCGTGAGCTTCTGGCTGCGCGGTGACCGCAGCGCCCCCGACGGCTGCGCTATCTCGGGTCCGGATTTCGCCAATCGTGACTATGGCGTGCCATCCGAATGGACCCGCCGCGAATCGGTCTTCGTCGCTCCGGCCGGCGGCGACCACTACCTCCGGTTCGGGCACTGGAAGGTCTCCGGCACCGTCTACTTCGATGACATCGCCATTCACGAGGTGACCCCGGTGCATCGGCGGCAAGGCACCCTGGTCCTCGGCGCCGGCGAGCGGATCGGCCGCGGCGCGTATCTCGCGTCCCCAATCAGCGCGACCGCAGGCGGCAACTACCACCGCACCCTCGCGGCCTTCAGCGCCGCCTGGAACACCAACCGTTGGCGCATGGGCGACGGCGCCTTCGTCATGTACCGCCACGACATCGGCGACATCGTCCAGCGCGCGGCAAAAGTCACAGTTGACCTTAGCTACTACCAGTCCGGGAGCTGTCGCGTCGAAGCGAGCAATGACGGCGAGAAGTTCGTCCCCGTCGGCGAGATCGGCGAGGAAAGCCGGTCACTGCCGCTGCCCCCCGAGCTTTTCCCGGCGCGAGCCGTATGGGTGCGCCTCTCCGCGCGGCAGGCGCAAGGGCGGGAAGGCGACTCCGATCCAGGCTCGTTCCAACTGACGGGTTATACCTACCGCGCGGAACTCGCCACAGCGCTGCCCGATATGGCCGGGGAGACGAGCTTCTTGAAAATCGCGAAGCAGTCGCCCGACCTCTCGGTCACCGTGGACAGTCTGGGAAGCCTGCGGCCGGCTCCGCGCAATGAAGCGCGAATCGTATTGGAGACGCAGCGGCCGCGCCAGGTCAAAGTGCGCTTGGCGATCGGCTCGGCGAGGGTTGAGAAGAACGTCGCCCTCAAGCCGGGGCGCACGCCGGTCAAGGTTGCGTACTCGCTGACTGCGGCAGGCGAGTCGCCGCTGGTCCTCGCCGTGAGCGAGGGAGCGCGCAAGGTTCTGTACGAAGCCCGCTCGTCGGTGACCGTGCCCATGCTGTTCGCGGCAGACTACGGCGCGCTGCTCTCAGCGGCCCCGCTGCCGCTGTGGTGGTGCGGCGCGACATACAAGGTTTCGACCGATCGGCCGCTGCCGCAGGCGCGGGGGAAGGTGGTGCGCCTGGCCGCGGCGCGCAATGAGTACGAGTCGTTCCAGTTGATCCTGCGCCCCGAACACGGGCTGCAGGATGTCACCGTCCAGGCAAGTCCTCTGGTCGGCCCGATGGGCGCGGAAATCGCCCCGCCGGAGATTCGCCTCGTCGGCTATGTCAACGTCGTCCACCCGACCGATCAGCTGGGGACGCCCGGCCTGTGGCCCGATCCGCTGCTCCACTACAAAGGCGCCTTCGACGTGCCCGCGCACCAGAACCAGCCGATATGGCTGACGGCTTACGTGCCGCCTGACGCCGCCCCGGGGACGTACCGCGGCACGGTCACCGTCTCTGCGGGCGACGACAGCGTCGCAGTCCCGGTCCACCTTAAGGTATGGAACTTCACGCTGCCCAAGGAGAGCACCATCAGCTCCGGCTTCGGTTTCTCCCCCGGCCTCGTCGCACAGTATGACAACATCAGCGCCGATGCCCTCGCGCAGGTCGTTGACCAGTACTACCGCGCCTTCCAGAGCCATCGCATCAGCCCATACTCGCCGATGCGCGCGCCGGTGGTCAGCTTCGGCCGCGACTGGGACGGCGGCGAGATCGTCAGCGGCGAGGCCTTCGACGGGCAGCGCTGCATGCACGTCGTTGACAGCGACGAGAACCGCGCGGTCGATGCTCGCACCAGCCGCGTCATCTCGGTAGACCCGCTCGCACAGTGCCGCTTCACCCTTGCGTTCCGCGCCGCCCAGCCGCAGCAGCAGGTGCAGGCCACGCTCGGCCAATTCGACGCCGAGGGCCAGTGGCTCTACGGCCGCAACATTGACCTCGTCTTTGACGCCGCGCAGGACTGGCGAACGGCCGAAGTGGATCTCAGCGGACGTATCAATCCCGACACCCGCTCTGTGCAGATCGTCCTGCGCCCGTGCCTGTGGACTGAGGACGGGCGGAACACCGGCGAGGCATGGTTCGACGCCGTCCGCCTCATCGCCGCGGACTCGACCGACAATCTCGTGCCGAACGGCGGATTCGAGGATGAGCAGGAGATCGAGGTCACCTTCGACTGGGCCGACTTCGACCGCGATGCCGAGTACTACCTCGGCGAACTCGGGTTCAACAGCTTCAACATGCGCGTGGCCGGCCTCGGCGGAGGCACCTTCCATTCTGCTGCGGCGGCCGAGATCGCCGGCACCCGCGCCGGCACGCCCGAGTACGACCGGGTCATGGCGCAATACCTCGGCGGTATCCAGCAGCACCTCGAACAAAAGGGGTGGCTCGACAAGGCGTATGTCTATTGGTTCGATGAGCCGTCCGAGGAGCAGTACGAGTACGTCCGCGGCGGCCTGGAGACCTTGCGCCGCTTCGCGCCTAAGCTCAATCGCTTCCTCACCGAGCATCCGGTCGAGCCGCTCTACGGCTCGGTCAACACCTGGTGCGTCCCGGTCGGCGCGTATGACCCGGAGACCTGTCAGGAGCGCCAGCGCGCAGGCGACGAGGTCTGGTGGTACCTCTGCTGTGGGCCGCATGCGCCCTGGGTCGGGCTGTTCATAGACCACCCTGCGGTTGACTTCCGGACGTGGCTGTGGATGAGCCACAAGTACGGCGTCACCGGCATCTTGATCTGGCAGACCAACTACTGGACGAGTTCCGCTGCCTTCCCCCCGCCGGAGATGCAGAATCCGTATGAAGACCCGATGAGCTATGTTTCCGGCTACGGCACCTCGCCGGGCACCAGGCTGTTTTGGGGCAACGGCGATGGCCGGCTGTGGTACCCCAGCAATCGGCATCCCGGCGAAGATGATTCGCCGTACGCCGACGGCCCGGTGCCGTCCATCCGCGTGGAGCTGCTGCGCGAGGGGATCGAGGATTACGAGTACTTCCAGATCCTGAAGAAGCTCGCCGACCGCCCGGGCGCGCCCGCCGAAGCGAAGGCGCTGCTCGAAATCCCCGAGGATATCATTAGGGATCTGACGCACTACAGCTTCGACCCCGAGCCGATGATGCGCCACCGCGCCAAGGTCGCCGCGATGATCGAGCGCTTGGCCGATTGA